The Ipomoea triloba cultivar NCNSP0323 chromosome 4, ASM357664v1 DNA segment ACCTCAGAGCCTATCATATCCTCGTACAAACAGACATGTACACCCATTTCAtgcatgtaaacacgtaatgtattatgttatttatgtaGAGTAAAGCTGTAGTCTTTCTACTTATTTTGGTTGTTTTTTCTGATTTGAACATAAAAACAGACAGATATCATGTGTACATACAACGGGATTTTCTCTCGCGTCTAGCATGGGTTAGTTTTCAAAATCCGGTGGGCTTTTCATCTTCTGAAACGGTCAGCGAGGAGTTTGAaaagattttaattattttcaccCTCCATTTATTGTGTAACTGCTCTGTTTTCTCGAATCATTTCCCATTCCCGGAGTTCAAATTTTTTCGAAATCCATCGTTTCCTATATAGCCTGCTTAGTCCTCTCTTCTCTTCTTGTTATTATAATCAATCAATGGCGAATCAAACCCAGAATAGAAAGCAGAATCAGAAGCAGCAGAACAGAaacgccggcgccggcgccggccaTCCGGTTCCGAACGCCGGCGTTCAAGACCAAGAAGAGTTCCGGCTCCGGGAGACGGCGCCGGTGCTCGGTGGCGGCCGGGTCTCCGGGAATGAGCGGCTGGGGACGGCGTTTGACCTGGTGGAGCAAATGCAGTTTCTGTACGTGAGAGTGGTGAAGGGGAAGGAGTTTGCTGCTAATGATCATTTTCCTCACCCTTTTGTTGAGGTGAGAATTGGGAATTTCAGGGAGCTCACTCGCCACTCTGAGAAGAATCCCAATCCTGAGTGGAACCAAGTTTTCACTGTCCTGAAGGAGCAGATTCAGGCCACGGTGATCGAGATCGCCGTGAGGGATAAAGAGAGGGGCGAGGGAGATGACCTGATGGGAATGGTGGCGTTTGATGTCTCCGAGGTTCCGACCAGGGTCCCACCAGACAGTCCCTTGGCGCCGCAATGGTACAGACTGGAGAGCAGAACAGGAGAGAAAGTGAAAGAAGGAGAGTTGATGTTGGCTGTTTGGATAGGAACCCAAGCAGATGAGGCCTTTCCAGAGGCATGGCACATGGATGCCACTGCAGTGAGTTGTGAAAATGTTGCTAATATCAAGTCCAAAGTTTACTTGTCTCCCAGGCTATGGTACCTGAGAGTTAATGTGATTGAGGCTCAGGAATTGCAGCCAGGGGACAAGAACAGGCACCATCCCGACGTTTTCGTGAGGGCCTGGTTGGGGGGTGTGGCCTTAAGGACAAAAATTTCCCTGGCCAAGAACACATCCCCATCCTGGAATGAGGATCTGATGTTCGTGGTGTCCGAGCCGTTCGAGGAAGATCTAGTTTTGACAGTGGAAGATAAGGTAGCAGCCAACAAGGATGAAGTAATGGGGAAATGTGTGGTCCCTTTACAGACTGTGGAGAAAAGGGTGGATTTCAAGGTTCCAGTTAGCAGGTGGTATGGTCTGGAGAAGAATACAATGGGGGAGAATGGGGAGATCAATGTGGTCAGCTTAACCAGCAGGCTTCATTTAAGGTTGTCTTTTGATGGTGGGTACCATGTTCTTGATGAGCTGACACAGTACAGCAGTGATTTCAAGGCCACTGCCAGACAGCTCTCCAAGCCTCCCATTGGAGTTCTTGAATTAGGGATTTTGAGTGCTCAGGATTTGACATCCATGAAAAACCGGGATGGCCATGGAACCACAGACGCCTATTGCGTGGCGAAATATGGGCAGAAGTGGATCAGAACCAGGACAATCCTATCCAGTTTTAACCCGAAATGGAACGAGCAGTATACCTGGGAGGTGTTTGATCCTTGCACTGTTATCACAATTGGAGTTTTCGATAACCAACACCTGCAGGGTGCAGGCAAGGGTGGAGGCTCAATGGATCAGAAAATTGGGAAGGTTAGAATCAGGTTGTCTACCCTTGAGACTGACAGAGTTTACACCCATTCTTATCCCCTCATAGTTCTGTCCCCTTCTGGGGTGAAGAAGATGGGGGAAATTCAGCTGGCTGTGAGATTTTCGTGTGCTTCAATTTACAACATGCTTTCGGTGTACTCTAAACCTCTTCTGCCGATTCTGCATTACCTTCATCCCTTGACTAGTTACCAGGTGGAGAATCTGAGGCATCAGGCTACTCACATTGTTTCGATGAGGATGAGCAGGGCTGAGCCGCCGCTGAGAAAAGAGGTGGTGGAGTATATGCTCGATGTGGGCTCGAACATGTGGAGTGTGAGGAGAAGCAAGGCAAATTATCTCAGGATTGGCGCGATTCTGTCCAGCATAGCTTCGGTCTGCATATTTTTCAACCGCGTTTGCAGCTGGCGCAATCCTGTCATCACAGTGCTGGTTCACTTCCTGTTCTTGATGTCTGTGTGTTTCCCACAGTTCATCTTGAGCTCAGTGTTTCTGTATCTCTTCATGATTGGGGTTTACAAGTACAGGACTAGGCCGAAGCACCCTCCCCACATGAACATTTCACTGTCCCAGGCTGACAGGGTGCACCCTGATGAACTCGATGAGGAATTCGATACTTTCCCAACATCTAAGCCAGGTGATGCTGTTAAAATGAGGTATGACAGGCTGAGAAGCATCGCCTCGAGGCTGCAGACGCTTGCTGGCGACATGGCCACTCAAGGAGAGAGGCTAGGCAGCCTGCTAAGCTGGCGCGATCCGAGAGCCACAGCACTTTTCCTCATTGTCTGTCTGTTTGCTTCAATGCTGTTCTACGTTGTCCCTTTCAAGGTTTTCTTTTTGGCTTCGGGTTTTTACACGATGAGGCACCCGAGATTCAGGGAGAAGCTGCCTTCTGCTGTTATCAGCTTCTTCCGGAGGCTGCCCGCAAAATCAGACTCCTTGTTGTAGCTCTGAACTCCATGCCATAATGCTAATGGCAGGAGGGAATTCTTTACATTTATAAACTAAGATGGTTTTGTCATGTTCTTGGATGGAATGACAACATTGTTTTTCAAGTTATTTGTGCTGGATTGTTTGAGTTTCTGTTGTATATGTAG contains these protein-coding regions:
- the LOC116017267 gene encoding FT-interacting protein 3-like yields the protein MANQTQNRKQNQKQQNRNAGAGAGHPVPNAGVQDQEEFRLRETAPVLGGGRVSGNERLGTAFDLVEQMQFLYVRVVKGKEFAANDHFPHPFVEVRIGNFRELTRHSEKNPNPEWNQVFTVLKEQIQATVIEIAVRDKERGEGDDLMGMVAFDVSEVPTRVPPDSPLAPQWYRLESRTGEKVKEGELMLAVWIGTQADEAFPEAWHMDATAVSCENVANIKSKVYLSPRLWYLRVNVIEAQELQPGDKNRHHPDVFVRAWLGGVALRTKISLAKNTSPSWNEDLMFVVSEPFEEDLVLTVEDKVAANKDEVMGKCVVPLQTVEKRVDFKVPVSRWYGLEKNTMGENGEINVVSLTSRLHLRLSFDGGYHVLDELTQYSSDFKATARQLSKPPIGVLELGILSAQDLTSMKNRDGHGTTDAYCVAKYGQKWIRTRTILSSFNPKWNEQYTWEVFDPCTVITIGVFDNQHLQGAGKGGGSMDQKIGKVRIRLSTLETDRVYTHSYPLIVLSPSGVKKMGEIQLAVRFSCASIYNMLSVYSKPLLPILHYLHPLTSYQVENLRHQATHIVSMRMSRAEPPLRKEVVEYMLDVGSNMWSVRRSKANYLRIGAILSSIASVCIFFNRVCSWRNPVITVLVHFLFLMSVCFPQFILSSVFLYLFMIGVYKYRTRPKHPPHMNISLSQADRVHPDELDEEFDTFPTSKPGDAVKMRYDRLRSIASRLQTLAGDMATQGERLGSLLSWRDPRATALFLIVCLFASMLFYVVPFKVFFLASGFYTMRHPRFREKLPSAVISFFRRLPAKSDSLL